In the Arthrobacter zhaoxinii genome, one interval contains:
- a CDS encoding CarD family transcriptional regulator: MIFTVGQTLVYPHHGAVTVTDISPMTVKGVERETLTFRVHATELTIKLPADNAEDVGVRAVINDDGVQAVFAVLRGPVGMEPDNWSRRFKANEGKMSTGELHLIAEVVRDLWCRERTHPLSTGEKRMLLKARQLLVSELALARSSSLEDAGDLLDSVLMETAGEPELATS, encoded by the coding sequence TTGATTTTCACCGTCGGACAGACCCTGGTGTATCCGCACCACGGCGCCGTTACCGTGACAGATATTTCACCCATGACCGTCAAGGGGGTGGAGCGGGAAACCCTGACCTTCCGCGTCCATGCCACTGAGCTGACGATCAAGCTCCCGGCAGACAACGCCGAAGACGTGGGGGTACGCGCCGTCATCAACGACGACGGCGTCCAGGCCGTGTTTGCCGTGCTGCGCGGGCCGGTGGGGATGGAACCCGACAACTGGTCCCGCCGTTTCAAAGCCAACGAAGGCAAGATGTCCACCGGCGAGCTGCACCTGATTGCCGAAGTTGTCCGTGACCTGTGGTGCCGCGAGCGGACCCACCCGCTGTCCACCGGAGAGAAGCGGATGCTGCTGAAGGCCCGCCAGCTGCTCGTTTCCGAACTTGCACTGGCCCGTTCCTCTTCCCTGGAAGATGCAGGCGACCTGCTTGATTCCGTGCTGATGGAAACGGCCGGCGAGCCGGAACTCGCCACAAGCTAA
- a CDS encoding hemolysin family protein: protein MYEWLMVGVGLLLTVGTGLFVASEFSLVNLDRAELEARRDKGEKRLTPTINALKITSTHLSSAQLGITLTTLLTGYTFEPAISSLLRSPLTTLGLPEGMVPGIGAVIGIFLATVFSMIIGELVPKNFAMALPLGTAKLVVPFQTLFTTVFKPVILLFNNTANAIIRSFGIEPKEELSGARSAEELSSLVRRSALEGVLDLDHAVLLNRTLRFAEHSAADVMTPRVRMRTVHESDTAEQVVAVATATGYSRFPVIGRDSDDVLGVLHLKQAFAVPLAARASVTAADLMVEPLHVPESMGVDTLLGLLRAQGLQVAIVSDEHGGTAGIVTLEDLVEEIVGELEDEHDRARVGVVRTGRAITFDAALRPDELLDRTGVEVPDGEEYDTIAGFVTDELDRLPELGDEVEIEGGTLRVERVVRNHIERLCFTPSGSSETPVSAHDRIVDSLTKELTHE, encoded by the coding sequence ATGTATGAATGGCTCATGGTCGGCGTAGGTTTGCTCCTCACCGTCGGCACCGGACTGTTTGTCGCCTCCGAGTTTTCCCTCGTCAATCTGGACCGTGCGGAGCTCGAGGCCCGGCGCGACAAGGGCGAGAAACGCCTGACTCCAACGATCAACGCGCTGAAGATCACCTCCACGCACCTTTCCAGCGCGCAGCTCGGCATCACCCTGACCACGCTGCTGACCGGGTACACCTTTGAGCCGGCGATTAGTTCGCTGCTGCGCTCCCCGCTCACCACGCTGGGCCTTCCCGAGGGGATGGTGCCGGGAATCGGTGCCGTCATCGGCATTTTCCTCGCCACGGTGTTCTCGATGATCATCGGTGAGCTGGTACCCAAGAACTTTGCCATGGCCCTCCCCCTGGGCACGGCGAAGCTCGTGGTGCCTTTCCAGACCCTCTTCACCACGGTGTTCAAGCCCGTGATCCTGCTGTTCAACAACACGGCCAACGCAATCATCCGGTCCTTCGGGATCGAACCCAAGGAAGAACTCTCGGGCGCCCGCAGTGCCGAAGAGCTCAGCTCCCTGGTTCGCCGATCCGCACTGGAAGGCGTGCTGGACCTGGACCACGCCGTGCTGCTGAACCGGACCCTGCGCTTTGCCGAGCACTCCGCGGCGGACGTCATGACGCCCCGCGTGCGTATGCGGACTGTCCACGAGTCCGATACCGCCGAGCAGGTGGTGGCCGTTGCCACAGCAACCGGCTATTCCCGCTTCCCCGTGATCGGACGCGATTCGGATGACGTCCTGGGCGTGCTGCACCTCAAGCAGGCCTTCGCCGTCCCGCTGGCTGCACGCGCCTCCGTCACCGCCGCAGACCTCATGGTGGAACCGCTGCACGTACCCGAGTCCATGGGCGTTGACACCCTGCTGGGACTGCTGCGGGCCCAGGGCCTGCAGGTAGCCATCGTCTCCGACGAACACGGCGGCACTGCCGGAATCGTGACGCTCGAAGACCTTGTGGAGGAAATTGTCGGCGAACTCGAGGACGAACACGACCGCGCACGCGTCGGCGTCGTCCGCACGGGGCGCGCCATCACGTTCGACGCCGCGCTGCGGCCGGACGAACTCCTCGACCGCACCGGCGTCGAGGTTCCCGACGGCGAGGAATATGACACCATCGCCGGCTTTGTCACGGACGAACTGGACCGGCTGCCGGAGCTGGGCGACGAAGTGGAAATCGAGGGCGGCACCCTCCGCGTGGAGCGCGTGGTCCGAAACCACATCGAACGCCTGTGCTTCACCCCGTCGGGATCATCGGAAACCCCGGTGAGCGCCCATGACCGCATTGTCGACTCGCTGACCAAGGAACTGACCCATGAGTGA